TCTCCGCTGGGAGCACGCAGCCGAGTGGCCCGCAGGTTTACCTCCTCAATGACGCCCTCCACCTCCCGTATTTCCACTTTTTCTCCGACGGCGTAGGTGTCTTCAAAGAGGATGCTGATACCGGCTAGAAAATCGCTGACCAGCGGACGCGCCGCCAGGCCGAAGGCGGCGGTGAAAAGCCCCACTATCCACACTACGGTATCCGCCTCTACAAAGTGCCCCATCGTGATCAGCGTAGCCAGGATAAAAGCAGTCATACTAATAGTGCTGGAGATAACACCCTGCAGGGTTGCCTGACGTTCAGGCCGCTGCTTGCGGCCGCGTGGTGTAAAGCGGCCTACACGTATAATCCGGCCCGCCATCCGCCGGGCGAAACGATGAATAACCCAGGCCAGGAAATAAAATACTCCAATCCAGACCGCCAGACCCCACCAGGTGTCTTTAGTGAACACAGTTGATAGTTGATTAAGCATCATCTTTCCATCCTGTCCGAGGAGCAAGACCTCATCCCCTTATCCCCCTATTTCCCAGGCGCCGAGAACGGTGAGGTAAGCAGGTCCTCTTTAGCCGCCATCAGGTCGTTCTCACCCTCTATTTTATGCCAATAGCCTTCCTTGAGGGGGACAGCCTTTATTTGCCTTTTTTGAGCCAGAATCTTTACTCCATCCATCCAATCTAAACCGCCTCTCGATTCTACCCCAGTCAAGGCCTCAAAGATATCGTGGGTGAAGCAAAATAAACCTGTTTCAACCAGGTTGTAATCCACCAGATTTCGATCTATCTGGATCACATATCCCTGGGGGTCTACCTTTACTTTGACGGCTCGATTAAGATTCGGCCAACTCTTAGGCGGCGCGTTTCCGCCCAGGACAGAGATGCCTTGGGGTTTAGAAGCCAGAAAGGCTTTAACAGTCTGGTGGTAGAAGAGACAATTAGCGGTGGTAAAAAGAAATTGCTCCTCCCCTTCCAGCAACTCCCTGGCCTTCAATATCAATGAGACGGCATTCCCTCCTTTGAGGTAGGCATATTTTATCGGACAGCCGTATTTCTCATCGTGCATATAGGCCCTGACAATCTCTTTTTTGGGATCGGAAGTGATGACGATCTCCGTCACTCCACCCCCTTTGAGAGAAAGAACGAGCCGGTCAAGGAGCCTAATTCCCACAAGCTTAGTAGAACCCACAATAGAGTTTCTCCCCTCTTTATACTCACTTAGAATTAGGGCCTTCACTCTCTCCCTCCTTTAGTTTCTTAGGCTGAAGACTGAAGGCTTTTAGGGACGGCCTTCAGTCTTCAGTCTTCAGTCTTTCATTGCTTAAAATCTCCCAGTTTAATGAACTTTAAAAAGATGGGGCTGTGATTGGGAAATACCCCTTCTGAGGCGGCCCGCACGTCTTCGATAGAATAAAAGGCCTTGGGATTAAAGTGTTCAATCATACCGATAACTTCTGGTAAATCCCCGCGTTTTATCACGGTAAATATAATCTTCACCGGCCCCATATTTCCTCTACCGTCGATTACCGTTACCCCGTAGTCCTTTTCTCTTAGGGATTGAATTAAATTTGTGGCCTCAAAATGAGTGATAATACGTATTACCCGCAGTCCCAGGGCTAATTTATGTTCAATAAATATACCGACATAGGAGCCGGTGGCAAATCCGCTGGCATAGGCAAGATAGCATACCGGATTATTTAAATGACTAAATATCTGCCGGATGGCCATCAGCCAGATCAGGATTTCAAAGAAGCTTAAGACGACCGTTAATTTTCTTCCCCCCCGGGCTAAAAAGATGATCCGCATCGTGCCCAAAGAAACATCAACCACCCGCGCTATAAAAATAAGCAGTGGCAAAATAACCCAATTGAATAAAAATGAATCCCACCACATTCTTCGATTATCAGCCTTTGAACTGAAGGCTGAAGGCCTTTAGGGACGGTCTTCAGTCTTCAGCCTTCAGTCTTCAGCCTTCAGTCTATTCTTCCACACATTTCAGGGAACAATAAGGCTTGCCTTTCCTCCAGAGGGCTTTCTTTTTGATCTTCCTGCCGCAAGAAACACATTGGTTCGTCTTTGTTTCTCTTTTCAAACTTTCCGACCTTATTTCTTCGTCTCCCCTGTGTTTATCTTGTCGAACAGCCATCGATGGTAACCTCCATTTTATTTAATCCGGGATACCGTCCCTTCTTCTTTCCGGCCGTTTAATCGTTGTTCAGCCTCTTGTAAGATAGCCCCGATCATTTCAGGATAGGATATGGCGGCAACTTGGGCCATCTTGGCCAGATGGCCATCCCAGCACCAGCCAGGATTGGGATTCACTTCAAGCAGCTTCGGCGTGCCTTTGGAATCAAGCCTCCAGTCAAAGCGGCAGTAATCCCGGCACTCCAGCCTCTCAAACAACTTAAAGCAGCATTCCACAATGAATTTCTCCGTATCATCCGCTAACTGGGCAGACACAGATTTGATGTTACAGTAAGGTGAATCCGGCAGCCACTTAGCCTCATATCCGCATATCTTAGGAAGCTCCGGGGGAAGCGCTGAGTAATCCTCCTCGATCACGGGCAAGAGTGAGTAAGATTCAGGCGGATTTCCTATTATCCCTACGCTTAAGTCTTTTCCGGTGAGGAATTCCTCGACCAGGATGGGTTTGTCATAGCCGAATTTTTCCCTCATTTCTGAAATAGCATTGACCAGCTCCTCGATACTGTTGGCTACGCTTCTTTGGGTTATCCCAAAACTGGAGTCTCCAAAGTTGGGCTTGACAATTATAGGGAAATCAAAGGGCAGATCAAAGGTTGTATCTTCGGGCTTGATAAAGAAGGCTTCCGGCACAGGAATCTCCATCTCCTTGGCAATGCCCCGCACCAGTGATTTGTCATAACAAAAGGCCAGACACTGCGGCCCCGAGCCAGTATAGGGAATGCCGAACATTTCCAGCAAAGAGGGGACATGAAGCTCTTTGCTGGCCTCGTTGTTATAACCCTCATCGCAGAGATTTAAGACAAGATCTACTTCGCCTTTAAGTTTCAACAGGTCATGAAACAAGGTATCGTGATTATTAAGATATGTAAAATGGTAGCCTTTCAGTTCCCTTAAGGCCCCTTTCAACTGGTCAATGGTATAAAGATCGTCATCATCAAAGACGCACAATGGCTTCAAGGGATCAGGTTTTGAGGGGTCGCCTAAGATGACGGCTATATTTCTTATTTTCACTTTTTTCTTCTTAAGGGGCGTCCATTCCTTTCTGACCACGGCTGTTATGATGAGGCGTTTTTCCATCATCCCCAGGTCCTGGTTCCGCTGCGAATCAGTGGATATTTCTCCATGAATGGTAATATCGCCGAAGCCCGCTCTTTTCAATAATTCGCCTATGCTCTTCCGGGTGTAAAGCCTTTCGGCATAAAATTGATCCGCAATAACACCTTTTTCTACATGGGTAACCACTTCACGGGAGATCAACCGGTCTTCAGCCAATGACAGGGAACGCTCCCGGCAGACAAACCGCTTTTTATCCACCCATTCCCATGAGCGGGGCTGAAAGTTTTGTTTTAGGTATTCCCCATCAGAGACATCGATAAGAAGCCGTCCCCAGGGCTTAAGAACCCTGGAAACCTCTTTCAGAACCCTCATGTCATCCTGAATCGTTTCAAAATATCCGAAGCTGTTGCCCAAGATCATAACCACATCAAAGGTATCCGGCGGATAAAGGGGTTTTCTGGCATCTCCTTCTCTGAATCTAAGATTCAACATCTCTTTCTTCGCCCGTAATCTTGCCTTTTGGATCAGGTAGTGGGAGCGATCCAGCCCCTCAATATTGCCGAATCCGCGCCCGGCCAGTTCAAGGCAATGACGACCCTGTCCACAGCAAAGATC
This portion of the bacterium genome encodes:
- a CDS encoding DUF2179 domain-containing protein, whose amino-acid sequence is MWWDSFLFNWVILPLLIFIARVVDVSLGTMRIIFLARGGRKLTVVLSFFEILIWLMAIRQIFSHLNNPVCYLAYASGFATGSYVGIFIEHKLALGLRVIRIITHFEATNLIQSLREKDYGVTVIDGRGNMGPVKIIFTVIKRGDLPEVIGMIEHFNPKAFYSIEDVRAASEGVFPNHSPIFLKFIKLGDFKQ
- a CDS encoding mechanosensitive ion channel family protein; protein product: MMLNQLSTVFTKDTWWGLAVWIGVFYFLAWVIHRFARRMAGRIIRVGRFTPRGRKQRPERQATLQGVISSTISMTAFILATLITMGHFVEADTVVWIVGLFTAAFGLAARPLVSDFLAGISILFEDTYAVGEKVEIREVEGVIEEVNLRATRLRAPSGELYIVPNGDVRLVRNFSRGRYSTADIKLKLKAADLEQVLPLLEELGKEAVALLPDLLEPWKVISESGQIGQYTELTLNAKARFGKAVEMRPRLLALVQKRMTETGLELAGD
- a CDS encoding methyltransferase domain-containing protein, coding for MKEKTAKCYPLITKKRDFRGARPLGPVSNLEEHIQPDWWRQIFNSTYLKTDADVVDDQQITTKEVELFSKILRLSPEDKILDLCCGQGRHCLELAGRGFGNIEGLDRSHYLIQKARLRAKKEMLNLRFREGDARKPLYPPDTFDVVMILGNSFGYFETIQDDMRVLKEVSRVLKPWGRLLIDVSDGEYLKQNFQPRSWEWVDKKRFVCRERSLSLAEDRLISREVVTHVEKGVIADQFYAERLYTRKSIGELLKRAGFGDITIHGEISTDSQRNQDLGMMEKRLIITAVVRKEWTPLKKKKVKIRNIAVILGDPSKPDPLKPLCVFDDDDLYTIDQLKGALRELKGYHFTYLNNHDTLFHDLLKLKGEVDLVLNLCDEGYNNEASKELHVPSLLEMFGIPYTGSGPQCLAFCYDKSLVRGIAKEMEIPVPEAFFIKPEDTTFDLPFDFPIIVKPNFGDSSFGITQRSVANSIEELVNAISEMREKFGYDKPILVEEFLTGKDLSVGIIGNPPESYSLLPVIEEDYSALPPELPKICGYEAKWLPDSPYCNIKSVSAQLADDTEKFIVECCFKLFERLECRDYCRFDWRLDSKGTPKLLEVNPNPGWCWDGHLAKMAQVAAISYPEMIGAILQEAEQRLNGRKEEGTVSRIK